The segment ATGCCTTCTACGCCGGGCTGGATCTTCCGCATCTCCGCGCTCTCAAGAACCTTAAGCCCCGGCACGCCGTTGGCCGTACCCTGGTCCATAAGCCGCTTGATCCCCGGCAGCTCGTCTTCGTCAAGGGCGGTCGTGAGCTTGCCGATTCTTTTTATCTTCACCTTCAGGTCGGCGCAGAGCCTGTCCATCATCGAATTTCCGCGAACGGCCAGCTTTGCGCGCAGCGTCCCAGGTTTGTAGTTTATGCCCGAGTGCAGAACGCCGCTGTTGCGGCAGCTTGTCTCCATGCCGACGTCAGGTTCTTTTTCTAAGAGCGCCGCCGTCAGCTGAAAACGGGAGAGTTCCCGGGCGATCGCATTGCCGACTACCCCGCCTCCGATGATAATGACGCTGAACGAATGTTCCAAAAATAAAACCTCCCTGAAAAATCCTTGTTGGTCTACCATGGCATACTAGATTTTTTTGCTTAAAGGCATTATAATGCCATCGTTACAGAAATGCAAGGTACGCCTTGGTAGACCAATATAGATAAAATTGCAAAAGGAATGATAATAAAACCCGGATATAATCATAATATCAATGTTTTTCACAAATTAGTATTATTGATAATTAAAAAAATATTTATTAAAAATACGGCTATATTTATAGCGTAATCGAAGCAAAGATTGCCGCTGAAAACTTAAAATAGGGGGTAATTAAAATCTAGCATATAAAAGAAAAAGTTCTCATGTTCAGTTTCTGCAAGTAATAGTTATAATATAGTAAGATTTTTCACAAAAGCAAGAATTTTATGTTAGTGTATATTCAAGATATATATGGCAAAAACTGACGATTATGGAGAACAGGGCGAAATAACAGTGGGAGGATTTGTCATGAACGAAAAAAGAAAGCTTGTTATAGAAAAACTGCTGGAAAAGATCCACAGCGGCGAGATTGTCGTCGGCGATAAACTCCTCCCGGAGAGACAGCTGGCCGAAGCTGTCGGCGAAACACGTCCGGTAATGCGCGAGGGGCTCATCGCGCTGGACGCGATGGGTGTGATCGATATTCGTGACAGGCAGGGAATATTCCTCTCCTCAAACGAAGAGAACGAAGCCAGAATGATGCTCCACCGGGTACGGGGCTGGCCGGCCGATATTCTATCAAGGGTGATGGAGGTCCGCCAGATAATCGAACCGCTGGCGACGGGGCTCGCGGCCGCCCGGCGCGGCGAGAAGGATCTTATAAAGATGCAGGAATGTCTGAAACATATGAAGGAACTTGCCGAGCAGACCGGAGAAGAGGCGGCCAAAGAGGGCGCGTATTGGAATACCTCGTTTCATACGGTGATCGTGGAGTCGGTGGACAACGCCTATCTGTCGCGCATCTATGAGGGTGTCTATTCGATCATTGAGCAGGGCATGTCGATGATGAGGATCAATACCTCTCCCGGGGCCCATGGCGGCAGGCTGGTCGCCTATCAGGACCACGTGCGGCTCTACGAACTTATCGAGGCGAAAGATTCCGCCGGGGCCGAGCTCTTTGCAGAGGAGCATCTGCGGCGCACGATAGTCGCCATGGTCCGGCTTGGTCAGATCGTGCCGACGTCGGACCTCTTTGAACAGGGATTTGTGGGAAAAGCACGCCTGCGCTGATCTTATGGGCGCGGCGTCAGGAAAGGACTTTGATATTCGTGTTTTTCGATAAAGAGATCAACTATAAATTGATAAAGACCAATTTTACCGGCTTCCCCAAAATGATAAAGATCAAGCAGAAGTTTTCGGATGAGCATGTCATGGATATTGACGGCGCCGTGCATGAAGAGATATCCAAACTGTCGCTTCCCAATCTGATGGGAAAGCGCGTCGCCGTCACGGCTGGCAGCCGGGGTATTCCTAATTTTATGGAGTGCTGCCGTGCGATCGGCCGTGAACTTCGTGCCAGGGGCGCCGAGCCCTTCGTCGTTCCAGCGATGGGCAGCCACGGCGGCGGTACCGCGGAGGGGCAGATAGAGGTGCTGGCCTCGCTCAGCATGACGGAGGAGAGCCTTGAGATGCCCATCGCCGCCTCGATGGATACCGTCGTACTTGGGCGGTCTCCCGAGGGCGTGGAGGTGAACTGCGACGTGAATGCCTACGGCGCCGATTATATCGTTGTCTGCGGCCGAGTGAAGCCGCACACCGATTTCCGCGGCCCCGTTGAAAGCGGCCTCTGCAAGATGATGGTCGTGGGACTCGGCAAGCACCGCGGCGCCGTATCCTTCCATAAAACCGGAGGGATTTTTGGCATGAGCGAAAGGCTCCAGAGTTCGGCGAAGATTTTTCTCGAAAAGACGCGGGTCCTCTTCGCGATGGCGCTGATAGACAACGCCTATCATCAGACTAAACGTATTGAGGCCGTTATGCCGGAGGATGTGCTTGTACGCGAGCCGGAGCTGCTTAAAGAGGCGGCCGCGGCGATGCCTAAAATCGCCTTTGAGGATATCGACACGCTCGTCGTCGACCAGTACGGCAAGGAGATAAGCGGCGCGGGCATGGACCCAAATATTACCGGCCGTTTTCTGTTCGCGCCGGAAAAACATATGGAGGGATATCCGCATACGAAAAAAATCGCCATTCTGCGGATAACGGAGATGAGCCACGGCAACGCCGCCGGGCTGGGAATAGCGGACTTCGTCTGCCGTAAATTCGCGCAGGAGCTTGATCTTGGCGCGACCTACACAAACAGCCTCTCCTCCCCACTCTGCATGGCGAAGATCCCGATGGTGATGAACAACGATCTTGATACGATCTACGCCGCCGCCTCGGCCTGCGGCAAGACAGAGATAAAAGACGTGCGCATCGTGAGGATTCATAACACCCTCGAGCTTGACCACATCTGGGTCTCTGAAAACTATCTGCCGGAGATAGAGGAGAATCCGAGCCTTGAAATAATCGCCGGCCCCGCCGAGATGGAATTCGGCGAGGACGGCAATCTTATAGATCTGGCCTGATCTTCCGCCGCTGTGGTATAAAAGTTATCGGCGGCGTATCTTATGCCGCCGATATTTTGCCTTTGCCTGATTTTTTCGCGGTGTACAGGGCGGAGTCGGCCGCTCTGTAGAGGTCGTTGAATGTCTTGCCGTCCTCCGGACAGAGGGAGATGCCGATCGAGCAGGAAGATGGGGCTCTGCCGCCGATGTCTTTGATGAAAGAAGCCTTCAGCGCCTCCGCGAGGGCCAGGACCTCCTGGTGTGATTTTATCTTTGGGAGAAACGCCGCGAACTCGTCGCCGCCCATGCGGCAGAGCAGGTTTTCCGCGCCAAAGACCTCCCGCATCTTTGCGGCGAAGAGGATCAGCACATGGTCTCCGTAGAGATGGCCCAGGGTGTCGTTGATCATTTTGAAGTCGTCGAGGTCGATCATCAGGAACGCGGCGCCGGGGTCTTTCTCCGCCCCAAGCCGCGCGGAGACCTCCGATTCAAAATAGGATCTGTTATAGAGGCTGGTCATGGTATCTCTCTGGGCGGCCTGTTCAGCCCGTTGAACCTCAATGTTCTTGCGGCGGTTGTTTCTTATGATCACATAAATGGCCAGCACCGATACGATGATGGCGACGGATATTCCCGCCGCGCTGAGGGAGATCATCGGGTAGCGCATGATGATCTCGCCCGCGGACATCGTATGGCGGGTGACCATCGTATTTACCGCGATGATGGAGCTGGTCTTATTTTTGCCGATGGCGGAGATGCCCTTGTCAAGCACCGACATCAGCAGCATTTCCCGCCGCCCTCCCCGCGGGAGGGACAAAGAGAGCCCGTGCGAGTAGTTGATCACCGAAGCGTAGAGGTTTTTGTATTTGTAGTTTTGGAGATATGTTCCCGCGACGTAGGAGTTCACGAAACAGATATCCGCCTCATCGTTTCGGACGGCGTCGACACACTCCTCCTCGCTGTTGTACCAGGCGATCTCTTCTTCACGGTAATTTTTCTGGACGTAGTTCTGCGAGAATAGATACCCCTTTACGGCGGCAGCCTTGGTTTTTTCGCTGTTCTGAATGTAATCTACACGGGTGATCGCCGCATAGTCAAGATCAAGGTACGGGCGTGAGAGCAGCAGCCCGTTCTTCTCCGCCCAGCCATAGTCGTAATAGATATTGGAAAGAATGTCGGCGCTCCCCGTGCTGACCATCTTGACCGCCTCAAGCTGGTTCAGTGCCTCTATATATTCAAAACGCACGCCCAGTCTGGCCTCGAGTTCTTTGAGGATATCGATGGCGATGCCCCGGTATTCGCCGTTCTCCTTATACATCATCGGTTTTCGGAAGGAGGGCAGGGTAACGCGAAGCGCGGGTGTTTCCTTTAAAAAACGCGCCTCCTCTTCCGTGAACGCGAGGATGACGCCGTCGTTGTCTTCGAGGTATTTTTTATCCAGCTGGGCCTTAAAATCGGGTTTGAAACGGCGGATCTGCTCCATGGCAAAGATAAGGGCGTTTTTTATATCTCCGCTGCCGAGCCGGGTGATAAAATAGCGCTTACTGGGGGCGAACTGGGCGATTATTTTAGTGTTTGAGGGAATTATATCCGCCTCCCCCATAAGGATCGCGTCGACGTCTCCATCTTTCAGCGCCCTCTCCAGCTCGTCGATACTTTTGTAATCGACGGTGGTAAACAGGACGCCTCTCTCCGCGGCGTAATCGTGTAGTTTGTACAGGTGGTTTTTCCAGACGGGGATCACGCCTATCCGCATGCCGTCGAAGCCTTTCCAGCCGTCCATCGTGTAACGTCCGTCTTTGGCGTTTGCCGCGAGGATCGTGTATGTCTCGTCGATCTCGTACTTTACGAAATCGAAGCTGCGGGCCGCCGTCTCTGTGTAAAACAGGCCTCCGACGACGTCGACACGACCCTCCTGCAGCATTTTCAGGCACTCTTCACGGCTTCCGTTCACATATTCATAACGCCAGCCGCCATATCTGGCCATCTCCTGAAGGTATTCATATTCATAACCGCGCCGGTAGCCGTTGGGGTCCATTTCCTGAAAATTTTTATTTTCATACCAGCCGACCCTTATCACCGTTGGCAGTGAAGTTTTCGCCGTGTCTTCAGCGAAAACTGCGCCGGCCGCCGCCAGGAAGATTAGGACGCAAAAAATCATCATAACCATACGATCTGTCTTTTTAAGAGCCATATATGTACTACCTCCGTTATGCACGCCAGAACGATGGTGCTTATATTTAGTCCGCGGCCAACAACTCGGTTTTTATCCGGGGCGGCGATATCTGTATTTTACAATAAATTTGCAAATATAGGTGTGCAGATATCCGCCGAGCGATTTTATCACCACCATCAAAGAAAGATATCGGGAAAAGCACGTATATGATGCCGTCCTAGATCAAAATAATTTTATTTATAATATCTGAAGCAATGAGCACATAGTGAATGGCTGTCGGGCTGCCGGTAGCGGCTGGTTCGTGAACGTGCGTATGTTCTCTCACTATCCCTCCAGCTTTGCCAGGTAGCCGCCGAGGGCCTTTAGCCCCTCCGTCAGCAGCTGCCGGTCTCCGAAACCGTAGCCGAGGCGGAAAGATTTTTCCTCTTCGAAGCAGCCGCCGTGGCACAGCAGCACACCCGTCTCTTTGTAAAGGCCGTCGCATAGGGGCAGCGCCGCGATGTCGTAATCGTAGTGCACGAGCATCGTCGTTGTGAGGCTTTCGCCGTATATTGAGAGTCACGGCTGTTCCGCGAGCCACTCGCCGACGATTTTTTTATGCGGGCGGACGATGCTGCGCGCCCGGGCGAGCATCTTTTCGTTGTTTTCCAGCGCTATGGCGGCGATGAGTTCGTCAAAGACGCCGTTGCAGATCGTATCGTAGGAGCGGCGGTTTTCAAGGATGTCATAGGCCTCCGGCTCTCTGACGATCGCCCAGCCGACTCTGGTGCCGGCCATCGAGTAGACCTTGGACATGCTGCCGGTCGCGATCCCCTTTTCGTAGAGGTCGACTATCGATGGCATGTATTCGTCGGCGAGGCCGCGGTATATTTCGTCGCAGAGGATGTAGGCGCCGTTTTGCCGCGCGATCTCGACGACCGGCGCAAGTTCGTCCGCGTCCATGTAGGCTCCGGTGGGGTTGTTGGGGTTTGTCAGCGTGATGAGTTTGGTCCTTTTATCGACAAGCTTCGTTAGCCGCCCCGGGTTGATTTTGTAGGCCTCTTCTTTTTCGAGGTGCAGCAGCCGCACTTCGCTGCCGAGCGCTTCGGGGATGGCGTAGTGCTGCTGGTAGTTGGGCGTGACGGCGACGACGTTGTCGCCGGTCTCAAGCATGCCGGTGATGACGGTGGAGTTCGCGCCGGTGCCGCCGTGCATGGTGAGCACCATCGCGGCGGAGGCCTCCTCCCCGCAGGTGGCGGTGATCGCCTCTTTCAGACGCGGCAGGCCGAAGAAGGCGCCGTAATGGAGGTGTGTTTCAAAAAAGTATCGGTTGAGCGCCTCTCTGTCTTCGCCGCTCAGTTCAAGGAGCTCGTCAATGGATATCGCCTTGACGCAGCTCGCGCCAAGGTTATATTTGCAGTCCGCGTCGCGTGGGTTGAGCCATTTTTCAACTTTGAAATCTTTGATCCTCATGCCGCACTCCTCCTCTGTTTTGCCGTCCTGATACCGGTTATTGTACAGGAAAGGCGAGCGGCGCGGTATATGCGGCGGGTAATAAATAACGGCCCCTGCCGCGCTCCCTTTGCGGGGAGCTTCGGCGGGGGCCGTCGCTAAGATTTTTACTGTCAGCCGGCGCGTCAGTCTGTTTTTTTCATGTCCTTGTCGACGATCACGCCGCGGTTGGTCTCGCCGTCCATGTAGGCGGCGAAGCTGCCGCGGTAGACGCGTATCGCAGGGTTATCACACCATGGCTCCCATTTTTTGCTCTCGAACCAGTCGGCGTTGAAGATGTTGCGGTCCTCTCCCGCGAAGACGGGCATGTAGAGGACGCCGTCAACCTCTAGGTCGGAGAAGAAGTGTGTACCGTAGGAGAGCTCCGGCATGAAGCCGAGACGCGGGATGCCGAGCTCCACCATGCCGCGGCAGTTCGTCAGTTCGCTGTACTGCACGGGGACGCCGAGCTCCGGGTTGCTGGAGCCGATGCGTCCCGGGGCGACGAGGATATAGGGCTCGCCGTCGGAGGCTTTGTTAAGCTCGCCGATGAGCCGCGCCGTCCCGTAAAAGTCACGCTGCGCGTAGTAGCGGTTAAAATCGATGTAGACGATCTTGGTTATCTGTGGGATCGCGCCGTGGGTCACCATGCGGTCGGCCTGAAGCAGGATCTGCTTCGGTGAGAGTTCGGGAATACCCCCTTCAAGGTGGTTGTTCGACCAGAAGGGGCGCGACTGGATGAGGCAGAAGGAGTCCTCGGTCGGCTCGAAGGCGAATTCAATGTCGGCCGGGACGCCCATCTTGTTCTCAAGCAGCTTCAGCGTCTTTTTGACGCGCTTATAAAAATCGGGGTAGATGCGTGGAAAGCTGTCGAAGGTGAAGCAGACCTTTGTCCCCGGCGAGAGGGAGGCCATGTTTTTCATGATCTGGAAGAAACAGCCCTCGCCGTCGTCGCAGCGGTAGATCTGCGCGTAAGCGGCGAAGTCGGGGTGGTAGGTGAGCAGCTGCTTCCACTCTTTTTTGATGTCTAACGTCGTTATCTGGTTCGGGTGTTCCTCGTCAATGACATGGAAGGACTCCTGGGCGATCGCCGAGATCTTCTCCGGCGAGAAACCCTCGGGACGAAGTATCGGGTTGGTCAGCGAGACGGTGCACGCGTAACCGCGCTTGGTGCTCATGGTGCCCATGCCGAAGACCATGCGCACGAGGCCGTCGTCCTGCTTCACGCGCGTCGTCCAGCGGCGGAAGTTCTGCGAATATCCGACGCCGGCCATCGTCGGATAGTAGTAGCGCCCTCGCCAGCGTCCCGCCATGCGGATGATGATGATCCCCATGTCGTCGCCTCCGAGGTGGTGGCGCTCACGGTAATCGGCCGCGGCCGGGAAGAAGGTGCGCGAATAGATGCGCCGTACCTCGTTTTCCACGGCGACGGACCGCTCCTCAAGGCTGCCGCAGTTGTTGCTGAGGAAGTTTGTCAGGTATTTTCCGGCGAAGGAGTGTTTTACGTCGTCCTCCAGCCGGCTGGAGCTGCGGATGACGACGGGGTCGCGCATATCCGCGAGGAAGGTGCGGATGTACATGCCGGCCTCCCGCGGCAGCGGCGTTTCAAGAAATACCCGCTCGATCTCCTGTGGGTCGTTGTTCGCGAGCAGCGTGTCGAGGTGAGGTACCCGCTCGAGGAACTGATGGAATATCTCGATGCTTAGGTAGATTGACCGCGGCACCTTCGTCCTGCTCATCTGTTCGTCGCCGCTGTCGCGCAGCTGCCGCAGCGCGAAGAGCAGCGAACGTCCCTTTCCCCCAATAGTGCCGCGCCCGCAGATCAGCGGTGCGAACTCAGGGTCGTCATGCGGCTGCCATTCAAAGTAGAGTTCTCTTGCTCGGTCTGCAGAGGTCATATTATCACTTGCCTTCCGGGGTTTTGTCGATAACGACTCCGGTCTCCGAATCTCCGTCAAGCAGCACGTCAAAGCATCCCTCGTAGTGTCTTACGGCGGGATGGGATATCGTCTGCCACGGATGACTCTCGAACCATTCTCTGTTATATATGTTATTCTTTTCGCCGTCAAATACCGGCAGATAGAGGATGTTGTCCCCGTCCAGGTCGAGGAAGAAGTGCGTCCCGTAGGAGAGCTCGGGAGCCATCCCCTTTTGCGGTATGCCCAGCTCCACGAGACAACCGGAGTTTGACAGCTCGTTGTAGCGCACCGGCACGCCGAGCAGCGGATTAGAGCTGCCCCAGCGTCCGGGTCCGACGAGAATGTAGCGCTCGCCGTCGAGCCGGTCGTTTATCTCTCCCACGGCGCGCGCGACGTCGGCGAAGTCCGCCTGCTTGCCGTAGATATCGGGGTCGACGAAGACGATATGCCTGGCGCCCTCCAGTCTGCCGTTGGCGACCATGCGGTCGCCGCGCAGGATGGTCTTTTCCCGCGGCGTATCGGGAATTTCCACGCGCCCCTTGTCGTCGTAGACGGAGAGCGGCCGCAGTTGCACCAGGGTGAAGCGGTCGTTGCTGACTTCGTAGGCGAACTCCATGTCCACGGGGAGCTGAAGCTCCTTTTCAAAGAGCGAAAGGAGCATCTTGAGCCGCGTGAAGAGCTTCGGGCAG is part of the Cloacibacillus sp. genome and harbors:
- a CDS encoding GGDEF domain-containing protein, whose product is MMIFCVLIFLAAAGAVFAEDTAKTSLPTVIRVGWYENKNFQEMDPNGYRRGYEYEYLQEMARYGGWRYEYVNGSREECLKMLQEGRVDVVGGLFYTETAARSFDFVKYEIDETYTILAANAKDGRYTMDGWKGFDGMRIGVIPVWKNHLYKLHDYAAERGVLFTTVDYKSIDELERALKDGDVDAILMGEADIIPSNTKIIAQFAPSKRYFITRLGSGDIKNALIFAMEQIRRFKPDFKAQLDKKYLEDNDGVILAFTEEEARFLKETPALRVTLPSFRKPMMYKENGEYRGIAIDILKELEARLGVRFEYIEALNQLEAVKMVSTGSADILSNIYYDYGWAEKNGLLLSRPYLDLDYAAITRVDYIQNSEKTKAAAVKGYLFSQNYVQKNYREEEIAWYNSEEECVDAVRNDEADICFVNSYVAGTYLQNYKYKNLYASVINYSHGLSLSLPRGGRREMLLMSVLDKGISAIGKNKTSSIIAVNTMVTRHTMSAGEIIMRYPMISLSAAGISVAIIVSVLAIYVIIRNNRRKNIEVQRAEQAAQRDTMTSLYNRSYFESEVSARLGAEKDPGAAFLMIDLDDFKMINDTLGHLYGDHVLILFAAKMREVFGAENLLCRMGGDEFAAFLPKIKSHQEVLALAEALKASFIKDIGGRAPSSCSIGISLCPEDGKTFNDLYRAADSALYTAKKSGKGKISAA
- a CDS encoding FCD domain-containing protein; this translates as MNEKRKLVIEKLLEKIHSGEIVVGDKLLPERQLAEAVGETRPVMREGLIALDAMGVIDIRDRQGIFLSSNEENEARMMLHRVRGWPADILSRVMEVRQIIEPLATGLAAARRGEKDLIKMQECLKHMKELAEQTGEEAAKEGAYWNTSFHTVIVESVDNAYLSRIYEGVYSIIEQGMSMMRINTSPGAHGGRLVAYQDHVRLYELIEAKDSAGAELFAEEHLRRTIVAMVRLGQIVPTSDLFEQGFVGKARLR
- a CDS encoding PEP/pyruvate-binding domain-containing protein; translation: MTSADRARELYFEWQPHDDPEFAPLICGRGTIGGKGRSLLFALRQLRDSGDEQMSRTKVPRSIYLSIEIFHQFLERVPHLDTLLANNDPQEIERVFLETPLPREAGMYIRTFLADMRDPVVIRSSSRLEDDVKHSFAGKYLTNFLSNNCGSLEERSVAVENEVRRIYSRTFFPAAADYRERHHLGGDDMGIIIIRMAGRWRGRYYYPTMAGVGYSQNFRRWTTRVKQDDGLVRMVFGMGTMSTKRGYACTVSLTNPILRPEGFSPEKISAIAQESFHVIDEEHPNQITTLDIKKEWKQLLTYHPDFAAYAQIYRCDDGEGCFFQIMKNMASLSPGTKVCFTFDSFPRIYPDFYKRVKKTLKLLENKMGVPADIEFAFEPTEDSFCLIQSRPFWSNNHLEGGIPELSPKQILLQADRMVTHGAIPQITKIVYIDFNRYYAQRDFYGTARLIGELNKASDGEPYILVAPGRIGSSNPELGVPVQYSELTNCRGMVELGIPRLGFMPELSYGTHFFSDLEVDGVLYMPVFAGEDRNIFNADWFESKKWEPWCDNPAIRVYRGSFAAYMDGETNRGVIVDKDMKKTD
- a CDS encoding aminotransferase class I/II-fold pyridoxal phosphate-dependent enzyme; this translates as MRIKDFKVEKWLNPRDADCKYNLGASCVKAISIDELLELSGEDREALNRYFFETHLHYGAFFGLPRLKEAITATCGEEASAAMVLTMHGGTGANSTVITGMLETGDNVVAVTPNYQQHYAIPEALGSEVRLLHLEKEEAYKINPGRLTKLVDKRTKLITLTNPNNPTGAYMDADELAPVVEIARQNGAYILCDEIYRGLADEYMPSIVDLYEKGIATGSMSKVYSMAGTRVGWAIVREPEAYDILENRRSYDTICNGVFDELIAAIALENNEKMLARARSIVRPHKKIVGEWLAEQP